GCTTCCCTCGGTGTTCTGGCCGGGGTGACCACCAACCCGACCCTTCTGGCGCGGGACGGCGGCGACCCGATGGAGAACCTGCGGGCGATCTGCGAGGTCGTGGACGGCCCGGTGAACGCCGAGGTGGTGGGAACCGACGCGGAGACGATCGTGCGGGAGGGGAAGAAGCTCCGTCTTCTCGGCGACAACATCTGCGTCAAGATCCCGATGAACAAGGAGGGGCTGAAGGCGGTGCACGCCCTCGACGCCGAGGGAATCGACACCACCGTCACCCTGATCTTCAATCCCCAGCAGGCGCTTCTGGCGGCGCGCGCCGGCGCCACCTACGTCTGCCCCTTCGTGGGGCGCCTCGACGACGTGGGCTACGACGGCCTCGACGTGATCCGGGACATCGTCGAGATCTTCGAAACCCACGACATCGCGACGGAGGTTCTTGTCGCGAGCGTCCGCAACCCGATCCACGTCCTCGAGGCGGCGATCGCGGGCGCCGGGATCGCCACGGTGCCGCTGAAAGTTCTCGATCAGATGATCCGTCATCCACTGACCGACCGGGGGATCGAGCAATTCCTTCAGGACTGGAGGAAACTGGGGGTGGACATTGCGTAACCGTCTCGCCGATCGAAGCGGATCGATCGCGCGCGCTCTCTTTCTGCTCCTGTTCAGCTTCGGTGTCGGCGCCGCCGTGGTTTTCCTGCTCCTACGGGGAACGGAGCAAGGACCGCCGCGCTCCGGCGATGAGGGGGAGGAGCCGGTCGTCGAAGCGCGGCCCGCTTCGGGGTTCCCCCCGGCCGTCGAAACGGGAGTGACCGACGCGATCGATACCTCCCGGAGAAACGCCATCGTGACCGCCGCCGAGAGGGTGAGCCCGTCGGTGGTGACCGTCTCGGTGAAGAGTTACCGCGTCGTCCGCCAGACTCCCTTCGGCGGCAGCGGCGAACTCTTCTCCCAGTTCTTCCGCGACTTCCTCCCTTACCGGGAATACGTCACGCCGGTGGCGAACATGGGTTCCGGCGTGATCATCAGTCCCCAGGGGTACGTGCTCAGCAACGCCCACGTGCTCGAGGGGGCGGAGCAGATCGAGGTCGTGCTCAGCGACGGCCGCGAGTTCGCGGCGGAACTGATCGGCACCGATCCATCCTACGATCTGTCGGTGATCCGGATCGAGGGAGAGGATCTCCCGGTGGCGCCCCTGGGCGACTCGGACGGCCTGGTGATCGGCGAGTGGGCCCTCGCCATCGGCAACCCTTTCGGTTACCTTCTGAACAACACGCAGCCCTCGGTCACCGTCGGAGTGATCAGCGCCGTGCACCGGGACGTGCGACCCGGCGACACGGGCCGCGGGATCTACAAGGACATGATCCAGACGGACGCCGCCATCAATCCGGGAAACAGCGGCGGACCGCTGGTGAACGCCCGGGGCGAGGTGGTGGGGATCAACACCTTCATCTTCACCAAGAGCGGCGGCTCCCTCGGCGTCGGCTTCGCCATTCCGATCAACACGGCGGGCCGGATCGTGGAGGAATTGATCCGATACGGCCAGGTGCGACAGGTCTGGGTCGGCGTGCGCGTGCAGGAGATCAACGCTCGCGCGGCGCGCATCCTCGGCCTCACGTCTCAGGACGGGGTCCTCGTCAGCTACGTGGACGAGGGGAGCCCGGCGCAGGAGACGGGAATCCAGGTGGGGGACGTGATCATCGCCGTGAACGGCGAGCGGGTCGTGGGGATCGAGGAGGCGCGTCGCGCGCTCTTCGGCGTGCAGGTGGGGGACACCCTCGACCTGGCGGTGGTCCGGAAGGGGGAGATGATGGGTTTCCGTCTCACCATGCGCGAACAGCCGAGGGGGCGGGAGCAGTGATCGCGCGGTACACCCGCCCCGAAATGGCGGCGGTCTGGAGCGACGAAAGGCGCTACGCCCTCTGGTTGCGGATCGAGATCGCCGTCGCCGAAGCGATGGAGAGGCGGGGATCGATCCCGCCGGGCGTGACGGAGGCCGTGCGGGCGCGCTCCCGTGTTTCCGCGGAGCGGATCGCCGAGATCGAGAGGGAGACGCGCCACGACGTGATCGCTTTTCTGGAGTGCGTCGAGGAGTCGGTCGGCGCGGAGGCGCGCTGGCTCCACCTGGGTCTCACTTCGTCGGACCTTCTCGATACCGCACTGGCGCTCCAGATCGCGGACGCGGCCGTCGTCGTCCGCCGGGAGGGCGCGGAACTCGCCGCCGCGCTCCGGGAGCGGGCGGTCCGCCACAAGCGGCTCGTCGCCGTCGGCCGCACCCACGGCATGTACGCCGAGCCGATCACTTATGGTCTAAAGTTCGCCCTCTGGTCCCTCGAGATCGAGCGGGGCATGGAGCGGCTCGAGCGTGCCTTGGAGGAGATTCGCCGCGGCAAGCTTTCCGGTGCCGTGGGGACCCTCGCCCACGTTCCGCCCGAACTGGAGGAGGAGGTGCTGGCGTCGCTCGGCCTTTCCCCCGAGCCGATCGCGAGCCAGGTGGTCCAGAGGGACCGCCACGCGGCGCTCCTCGCGGCGATCGCTCTCCTCGGAGCGTCGATCGAGAAGATGGCCACCGAGATCCGGAGCCTGCAGAAGAGCGACGTGGGGGAGGTGGAGGAGCCTTTTCGGGAGAAGCAGAAGGGTTCCTCGGCGATGCCCCACAAGAGGAACCCGATCCTCTGCGAGAACCTGGTCGGCCTGGCGCGGCTCCTC
The genomic region above belongs to Candidatus Eisenbacteria bacterium and contains:
- a CDS encoding adenylosuccinate lyase; translated protein: MIARYTRPEMAAVWSDERRYALWLRIEIAVAEAMERRGSIPPGVTEAVRARSRVSAERIAEIERETRHDVIAFLECVEESVGAEARWLHLGLTSSDLLDTALALQIADAAVVVRREGAELAAALRERAVRHKRLVAVGRTHGMYAEPITYGLKFALWSLEIERGMERLERALEEIRRGKLSGAVGTLAHVPPELEEEVLASLGLSPEPIASQVVQRDRHAALLAAIALLGASIEKMATEIRSLQKSDVGEVEEPFREKQKGSSAMPHKRNPILCENLVGLARLLRSYVVPAMENVALWHERDISHSAVERVILPDAFTLLDFALARFTGVVRGLRIREERVRRNLEAAKSGCAAGSVLLALARKGLARRDAYRLVQSLAHRAEEEELDLERLLSEDAEVAARLSEEEIREAFDWNHHVRRVDDLFRRAGIEG
- the fsa gene encoding fructose-6-phosphate aldolase, whose amino-acid sequence is MRFFLDTANLDEIREAASLGVLAGVTTNPTLLARDGGDPMENLRAICEVVDGPVNAEVVGTDAETIVREGKKLRLLGDNICVKIPMNKEGLKAVHALDAEGIDTTVTLIFNPQQALLAARAGATYVCPFVGRLDDVGYDGLDVIRDIVEIFETHDIATEVLVASVRNPIHVLEAAIAGAGIATVPLKVLDQMIRHPLTDRGIEQFLQDWRKLGVDIA
- a CDS encoding trypsin-like peptidase domain-containing protein; the protein is MRNRLADRSGSIARALFLLLFSFGVGAAVVFLLLRGTEQGPPRSGDEGEEPVVEARPASGFPPAVETGVTDAIDTSRRNAIVTAAERVSPSVVTVSVKSYRVVRQTPFGGSGELFSQFFRDFLPYREYVTPVANMGSGVIISPQGYVLSNAHVLEGAEQIEVVLSDGREFAAELIGTDPSYDLSVIRIEGEDLPVAPLGDSDGLVIGEWALAIGNPFGYLLNNTQPSVTVGVISAVHRDVRPGDTGRGIYKDMIQTDAAINPGNSGGPLVNARGEVVGINTFIFTKSGGSLGVGFAIPINTAGRIVEELIRYGQVRQVWVGVRVQEINARAARILGLTSQDGVLVSYVDEGSPAQETGIQVGDVIIAVNGERVVGIEEARRALFGVQVGDTLDLAVVRKGEMMGFRLTMREQPRGREQ